The following coding sequences are from one Penaeus monodon isolate SGIC_2016 chromosome 21, NSTDA_Pmon_1, whole genome shotgun sequence window:
- the LOC119586425 gene encoding predicted GPI-anchored protein 58, which produces MSAIPRLLQTLRSEAVLVGPSIRGFCTKPPKAPETKAAPKAPKAPETKAAPKTAAAAQPPPPTPAKPAGPTVPTYVSSATPSAPAEPVGPGASKAGNYPNTEYYTYNKMSYFDLEVEMGPDRIPQPSSGSGQF; this is translated from the exons ATGTCGGCCATTCCCAGACTCCTGCAGACTCTCAG GAGTGAGGCTGTCCTGGTGGGTCCAAGTATCCGGGGTTTCTGCACCAAACCACCCAAGGCCCCAGAGACCAAGGCAGCACCTAAAGCTCCCAAGGCCCCAGAGACCAAAGCAGCCCCTAAAACAGCTGCTGCagcccaaccaccaccacctacGCCTGCCAAACCAGCTGGCCCCACTGTTCCTACCTATGTCTCAAGTGCTACACCCAGTGCCCCGGCTGAAC CTGTTGGCCCAGGAGCAAGCAAGGCTGGAAATTATCCAAACACTGAGTACTATACTTACAATAAGATGAGCTATTTTGACTTGGAAGTGGAGATGGGACCAGACAGGATCCCACAGCCTTCATCCGGCAGTGGTCAATTTTGA